One genomic region from Pseudoduganella lutea encodes:
- a CDS encoding hybrid sensor histidine kinase/response regulator, producing the protein MSETDYPTHSFDPGPLSWVMGEIREALGRSRTALFEAGGLEPEDQATALRLAKSHLHQAHGALQMVDADGVVAITQLAEEALDRFKDGSVKCSADHVAVIGRLYGALVEYLEELLEGAPFQPVRLFPYYAAVQQMLGAARIHPADLFFPDLAREPALPVGDGGEDTDADVRTALHADIDYGALRQRFERALLPYLKSGDPAQAAPLAEVIAEVASAQAAPRGHVFWLALQAFAELVVQGHVPGGVYVKQLFGAANLQMRRLAQGAPEYPDTVLRDALFFVAAAEPAHLAPLARDLRAGFALDGMVPPDYAAERYCRIDPEALARAKEGLAEARAAWQRLEAGDTAAQTAFGQAVALVAAAVDKLGITPLAGLMRQLVVVAEAGRNEALGLEMATALLFAGHGLDQVRHLPDDFAASAATIGARLEALAAGQEPPEPAQWQQGLEQRLRQDDTVAALAQQMKVALRDVERVLDEFATDPAARPPLADLDRVLHQLEGALAITDQPDAQAAAAHVRRQVAALAGGSGADDPAQLDRIAQNVGALGFFVDMLAQNAAGARERFAFDAGQGTFRAVPLRKIAGPESIPVLDEEVPAPPEPAPAATAPVAQGASDAAIEEELLEIFIGEAREVLAFVDGQLATREAGEPDSLALLRRSFHTLKGSGRMVGLNQFADAAAALEKVLNAWLADGRSANEALRGLLEWTAAELNAWVGELVAKGISPRSAAPLVAAAARVLEGQPFVSPDKSPDGAPDTQAAATEPPPAEPYVTDENRTAEAVTDEAAVGEAVVDEAVTDEAVAEEAVAAEPMADSSLAEPGGAATLEPAPVPADEGMRFVGRLAVPAPLFDIYVAEATALAQALARDFATWRRQGELDPEALHLAHTLAGTSGTVGFKALRELAFALETTLQAAPATLHDPAHHDLFELAIGRAGDMVASFAAGEMPADQSELIAALERLRDELARAHAAGADVQARLDGMPAVPDVADEPLDEPLIDPLAELLDEPVDELAVRLDTLFMDTYHALLADPPPAPERGAPLPLRPQLATQDESIDDLFNAAFDDAFTAPPTAQVPAPQLSLVPPPEPDASAPAPEAEQADTQADEQVDDQADAPDVQAVPLPEPEADIPTVADELDPDLLPVFLEEGADLLPQVGATLRAWQHAPADTTHPATLQRVLHTLKGSARMAGAMRLGQHAHEMETHVEAMGMPEPAAFEGLLAHYDHALLLFDQLQHPPADQHAAVAAAPADTEAAAAQAPLVRVRADILDRLVNQAGEVAITRSRLENEVAALRTALADFGDNLARLRQQLREVEMQAESQLSSQLTPQSASRQPAPGEREFDPLEFDRYTRLQELTRMMAESVDDVASFHAGLRRSVDSASDDLVQQARMTRELQRDLLRVRMVPFASIAERLYRVARQGAKEMDKRVNLDIRGGSVDMDRSVLERMAAPFEHLLRNAVVHGIEAREDRIAAGKPETGEVVVQASQQGNEIVLEFSDDGAGLDLARIRARARERGLLEDGHDADDALVANLIFEPGFSTANALTELAGRGVGMDVVRSETQALGGRIDTQTVPGQGTRFTIHLPLTLAVTQVVLLAAGGRTHAVPAALVEQVLQVKAEALDEAAGRVDVAGQSLPLHYLPALLGDARAKPLTQRSVPVLVLRAGTDRLALRADEVLGNREVVVKNIGPQLARVPGIAGATVLGSGEIVLILNPVVLAQQMAQQETGQARLHAPPAVHVAGGTIMVVDDSLTVRKVTQRLLEREGYVVLLAKDGVDALEQIAVHRPDLMLVDIEMPRMDGFDLVRHVRADAATGEIPIIMITSRSADKHRNLALQLGVNAYFGKPYQQTVLLGAIAGLLPAQGESGER; encoded by the coding sequence ATGAGCGAGACCGATTACCCGACCCACTCCTTCGATCCCGGCCCCCTGTCATGGGTGATGGGCGAGATCCGCGAAGCGCTCGGCCGCTCGCGCACGGCATTGTTCGAGGCGGGCGGGCTGGAGCCCGAAGACCAGGCCACCGCGCTGCGGCTGGCCAAGTCGCACCTGCACCAGGCACATGGCGCGCTGCAGATGGTGGACGCCGATGGCGTGGTCGCGATCACGCAACTGGCCGAGGAAGCGCTGGACCGCTTCAAGGATGGCAGCGTGAAATGCAGCGCCGACCATGTGGCGGTGATCGGGCGGCTGTATGGCGCGCTGGTCGAATACCTGGAAGAGCTGCTGGAAGGGGCGCCGTTCCAGCCGGTGCGGCTGTTCCCGTATTACGCGGCGGTGCAGCAGATGCTGGGGGCGGCGCGGATCCACCCGGCCGACCTGTTCTTCCCGGACCTGGCCCGCGAACCGGCGCTGCCGGTGGGCGATGGCGGGGAGGACACGGACGCCGACGTGCGCACTGCACTGCACGCCGACATCGACTATGGCGCCCTGCGCCAGCGTTTCGAACGGGCGCTGCTGCCTTACCTGAAATCCGGCGATCCGGCGCAGGCCGCGCCGCTGGCCGAGGTGATTGCCGAGGTGGCCTCAGCCCAGGCGGCGCCGCGCGGCCACGTGTTCTGGCTGGCGCTGCAAGCCTTTGCGGAGCTGGTGGTGCAGGGGCACGTGCCCGGTGGTGTGTACGTCAAGCAGCTGTTCGGCGCGGCCAACCTGCAGATGCGCCGGCTGGCGCAGGGCGCACCGGAATACCCGGACACGGTGCTGCGCGATGCGCTGTTCTTCGTGGCCGCGGCCGAACCGGCGCACCTGGCGCCACTGGCCCGTGACTTGCGGGCCGGCTTTGCGCTGGATGGCATGGTGCCGCCCGATTACGCGGCCGAACGCTACTGCCGTATCGACCCGGAAGCGCTGGCGCGCGCAAAGGAAGGGCTGGCCGAGGCGCGTGCCGCGTGGCAGCGGCTCGAAGCGGGTGACACCGCTGCGCAAACCGCATTCGGCCAGGCGGTGGCGCTGGTGGCCGCCGCCGTCGACAAGCTGGGCATCACGCCGCTGGCCGGCCTGATGCGGCAGCTGGTCGTCGTCGCGGAGGCTGGCCGGAACGAGGCGCTCGGGCTGGAAATGGCCACCGCGCTGCTGTTTGCCGGCCATGGCCTGGACCAGGTCCGCCACTTGCCGGATGACTTCGCGGCGAGCGCCGCCACGATCGGCGCGCGGCTCGAAGCGCTGGCGGCGGGGCAGGAACCCCCGGAGCCGGCGCAATGGCAGCAGGGCCTGGAGCAGCGTCTGCGGCAGGATGACACCGTGGCGGCGCTGGCGCAGCAAATGAAGGTGGCGCTGCGCGACGTGGAGCGCGTGCTGGACGAATTCGCGACCGATCCGGCGGCCCGGCCGCCGCTGGCGGACCTGGATCGCGTGCTGCACCAGCTCGAGGGCGCGCTGGCGATCACCGACCAGCCGGATGCGCAGGCCGCCGCGGCGCATGTGCGCCGGCAGGTGGCGGCACTTGCCGGCGGCAGCGGCGCGGACGATCCGGCGCAGCTCGATCGCATCGCCCAGAACGTGGGCGCGTTGGGCTTCTTTGTCGACATGCTGGCGCAGAACGCGGCTGGTGCACGCGAGCGTTTCGCCTTCGATGCCGGCCAGGGCACGTTCCGCGCGGTACCGCTGCGCAAGATCGCCGGGCCGGAATCGATCCCCGTGCTGGACGAGGAAGTGCCGGCGCCGCCCGAACCGGCTCCTGCCGCCACCGCCCCGGTGGCGCAGGGCGCCAGCGACGCGGCCATCGAGGAGGAATTGCTGGAAATTTTCATCGGCGAGGCACGCGAAGTGCTGGCCTTCGTCGATGGCCAGCTGGCCACGCGGGAAGCGGGGGAGCCGGACAGCCTGGCGCTGCTGCGCCGGTCGTTCCACACGCTCAAAGGCAGTGGCCGGATGGTCGGGCTGAACCAGTTCGCCGATGCCGCGGCCGCGCTCGAAAAAGTGCTCAATGCATGGCTGGCCGATGGCCGTTCCGCCAACGAAGCGCTGCGCGGCTTGCTGGAATGGACCGCGGCGGAACTCAATGCCTGGGTCGGCGAGCTGGTGGCAAAAGGTATTTCGCCGCGCAGCGCCGCGCCATTGGTGGCTGCGGCCGCACGGGTGCTGGAAGGGCAGCCGTTCGTGTCGCCGGACAAGTCGCCGGACGGCGCACCGGACACGCAGGCGGCAGCGACCGAACCACCGCCAGCTGAACCGTATGTGACCGACGAAAACCGGACGGCGGAAGCAGTAACCGATGAGGCAGCGGTCGGTGAAGCAGTAGTCGATGAAGCAGTGACCGACGAAGCAGTGGCCGAGGAAGCAGTGGCCGCTGAACCAATGGCTGATTCGTCGCTGGCGGAACCGGGTGGGGCCGCCACGCTCGAACCGGCCCCCGTGCCGGCCGACGAAGGCATGCGCTTCGTCGGCCGCCTTGCCGTGCCGGCTCCGCTGTTCGACATCTACGTGGCCGAAGCCACCGCGCTTGCCCAGGCGCTGGCGCGCGACTTCGCCACGTGGCGCCGCCAGGGCGAGCTCGACCCGGAAGCGCTGCACCTGGCGCATACGCTGGCCGGCACGTCGGGCACGGTCGGCTTCAAGGCGCTGCGCGAGCTGGCCTTCGCGCTTGAAACCACGCTGCAGGCCGCGCCGGCCACGCTGCACGACCCGGCGCACCATGACCTGTTCGAGCTGGCCATCGGGCGTGCCGGCGACATGGTGGCCAGTTTTGCCGCTGGCGAGATGCCGGCCGATCAGTCGGAGCTGATCGCGGCGCTGGAACGGCTGCGCGATGAACTGGCCCGCGCGCATGCCGCCGGCGCGGATGTGCAGGCGCGGCTGGATGGCATGCCGGCGGTGCCGGACGTGGCCGATGAGCCGCTTGATGAGCCGCTTATCGACCCGCTTGCTGAGCTGCTCGACGAGCCGGTCGACGAGCTCGCGGTCCGCCTCGACACGCTGTTCATGGATACCTATCACGCGCTGCTTGCCGATCCGCCGCCGGCGCCTGAGCGGGGCGCGCCGCTGCCGCTGCGCCCGCAACTGGCAACGCAGGATGAGTCGATCGACGACCTCTTCAACGCCGCGTTCGACGATGCGTTCACGGCACCGCCGACGGCGCAGGTCCCGGCACCGCAGTTGTCACTCGTGCCGCCGCCCGAACCCGACGCGTCAGCGCCGGCACCGGAGGCCGAACAAGCCGATACGCAAGCCGATGAGCAAGTTGATGACCAAGCCGATGCGCCGGACGTGCAGGCCGTGCCGCTCCCCGAGCCGGAGGCGGATATCCCCACCGTGGCCGATGAACTCGACCCGGACTTGCTGCCCGTGTTCCTGGAAGAAGGCGCGGACCTGCTGCCGCAGGTGGGCGCCACGTTGCGGGCCTGGCAGCATGCGCCGGCCGATACGACCCACCCGGCCACATTGCAGCGGGTGCTGCACACGCTGAAGGGCAGCGCAAGAATGGCGGGCGCGATGCGCCTTGGCCAGCATGCGCACGAGATGGAAACCCATGTCGAGGCCATGGGCATGCCGGAGCCGGCGGCATTCGAGGGCTTGCTGGCCCATTATGATCACGCGCTGCTGCTGTTCGACCAGTTGCAGCACCCGCCCGCGGACCAGCATGCCGCGGTGGCGGCCGCACCGGCCGACACCGAGGCCGCAGCCGCCCAGGCACCGCTGGTGCGCGTGCGCGCCGACATCCTCGACCGCCTCGTCAACCAGGCCGGCGAGGTGGCAATCACCCGTTCGCGCCTGGAGAACGAAGTGGCGGCGCTGCGCACCGCGCTGGCCGACTTCGGGGACAACCTCGCCAGGCTGCGCCAGCAATTGCGCGAGGTGGAGATGCAGGCCGAATCACAGCTGAGTTCTCAACTGACACCGCAAAGCGCGTCGCGGCAGCCGGCGCCGGGCGAACGGGAATTCGACCCGCTTGAATTCGACCGCTACACGCGCCTGCAGGAATTGACGCGGATGATGGCCGAGAGTGTCGACGACGTGGCGTCGTTCCATGCCGGGCTGCGGCGTTCGGTCGACAGCGCCAGCGACGACCTGGTGCAGCAGGCGCGCATGACCCGCGAATTGCAGCGCGACCTGCTGCGCGTGCGCATGGTGCCGTTCGCCAGCATCGCCGAGCGCCTGTACCGCGTGGCGCGGCAGGGCGCCAAGGAGATGGACAAGCGCGTCAACCTCGATATCCGCGGCGGTTCCGTCGACATGGACCGCAGCGTGCTGGAGCGCATGGCCGCGCCGTTCGAACACCTGCTGCGCAACGCGGTCGTGCATGGCATCGAGGCGCGGGAAGACCGTATCGCCGCCGGCAAGCCGGAAACCGGTGAAGTGGTGGTGCAGGCCAGCCAGCAGGGCAACGAGATCGTGCTGGAATTTTCCGACGACGGAGCCGGGCTGGACCTGGCGCGTATTCGGGCCCGGGCGCGCGAACGGGGGCTGCTGGAGGACGGACACGATGCCGACGATGCCCTGGTGGCGAACCTGATCTTCGAGCCCGGCTTTTCCACGGCGAACGCCTTGACGGAGCTGGCTGGCCGCGGCGTGGGCATGGATGTGGTGCGTTCGGAAACGCAGGCACTGGGCGGGCGCATCGACACCCAGACGGTGCCGGGGCAGGGCACGCGATTCACGATCCACCTGCCGCTGACACTTGCCGTCACCCAGGTCGTGCTGCTGGCCGCGGGCGGCCGCACGCATGCGGTGCCCGCAGCGCTGGTGGAACAGGTGCTGCAGGTGAAAGCCGAGGCGCTGGATGAAGCTGCCGGGCGCGTGGACGTGGCTGGCCAGTCGCTGCCGCTGCACTACCTGCCGGCGCTGCTGGGCGACGCCCGCGCGAAGCCGCTGACGCAGCGGTCCGTGCCGGTGCTGGTGCTGCGTGCCGGCACCGACCGGCTGGCGCTGCGGGCCGATGAAGTGCTCGGCAACCGCGAGGTGGTCGTCAAGAACATCGGGCCGCAGCTGGCGCGCGTGCCCGGCATTGCCGGCGCCACCGTGCTGGGTTCGGGCGAGATCGTGCTGATCCTGAACCCGGTCGTGCTGGCCCAGCAGATGGCACAGCAGGAGACCGGGCAAGCCCGGCTCCACGCGCCGCCGGCCGTGCATGTGGCGGGCGGTACCATCATGGTCGTCGACGATTCGCTCACCGTGCGCAAGGTTACGCAGCGGCTGCTCGAGCGGGAAGGGTATGTGGTGCTGCTGGCCAAGGACGGCGTCGACGCGCTCGAACAGATCGCCGTCCACCGGCCGGACCTGATGCTGGTCGATATCGAAATGCCGCGCATGGATGGCTTCGACCTGGTGCGCCACGTGCGCGCCGATGCCGCCACCGGCGAAATCCCGATCATCATGATCACCTCGCGCAGCGCCGACAAGCACCGCAACCTGGCGTTGCAACTGGGCGTGAACGCGTATTTCGGCAAGCCTTACCAGCAGACGGTGCTGCTGGGGGCGATCGCCGGCCTGCTCCCGGCGCAAGGGGAGTCGGGCGAGCGGTGA
- a CDS encoding cryptochrome/photolyase family protein, which produces MPQSNSDPRGALVWFRRDLRAFDHAALHHALLADTPVYCAFIFDSPILAGLPRDDRRVAFIHASLAELADELEALGGHLLVRHGDARAAIPALAAELGVAAVYANEDYDPAAIARDEAVLAALESDGRALKLFKDHVIFARSEVLSQAGKPLGVFTPYKKAWMKRLEAQPDALAPWHIEPHAAAFAAGKSRLLALQDIGFDGADLADVGVTPGMAGGSALFDTFQPQLPDYDNARDFPARDGTSHLSLHLRFGTVSIRHLVRTALQLSARGQAGDGGATWLSELVWRDFYQMILFHNPHVVGTSFKPVYDKVDWETGPAADELFAAWCEGRTGYPLVDAAMAQLNTTGFMHNRLRMVTASFLCKDLGIDWRRGEAYFALKLNDYELASNNGGWQWAASSGCDAQPFFRIFNPVTQSERFDRDGEFIRKFLPRLADLSAREIHAPWLHGGVAGYPPPVVDHAEARQRTLARFEVVKARG; this is translated from the coding sequence ATGCCTCAAAGCAATTCCGATCCCCGTGGCGCCCTGGTGTGGTTTCGCCGCGACCTGCGCGCCTTCGACCACGCCGCCCTGCACCACGCCCTGCTGGCTGACACCCCCGTCTACTGTGCCTTTATTTTCGACAGTCCGATCCTGGCGGGATTGCCGCGCGACGACCGCCGCGTCGCCTTCATCCATGCCTCGCTGGCGGAACTGGCGGACGAACTCGAAGCGCTGGGCGGACACCTGCTCGTTCGCCATGGCGACGCCCGCGCCGCGATTCCGGCACTGGCCGCCGAGCTCGGTGTTGCGGCCGTGTACGCGAACGAGGATTACGATCCGGCCGCCATTGCCCGCGACGAAGCGGTGCTTGCCGCACTGGAATCGGACGGCCGGGCGTTGAAACTGTTCAAGGACCACGTGATCTTTGCCAGGAGCGAAGTGCTGTCGCAGGCCGGCAAGCCGCTTGGCGTGTTCACGCCCTACAAGAAGGCATGGATGAAGCGGCTCGAAGCGCAGCCGGACGCCCTGGCACCGTGGCACATCGAGCCGCATGCGGCGGCATTTGCAGCCGGCAAGTCGCGGTTGCTGGCATTGCAGGACATCGGTTTCGATGGCGCCGACCTGGCCGACGTCGGCGTGACACCCGGCATGGCCGGCGGCAGTGCCCTGTTCGACACCTTCCAGCCGCAATTGCCCGACTACGACAACGCGCGCGACTTCCCGGCGCGCGACGGCACGTCGCACCTGTCGCTGCACCTGCGTTTCGGCACCGTGTCGATCCGCCACCTCGTGCGCACCGCCCTGCAACTGTCGGCCCGCGGCCAGGCCGGCGACGGTGGTGCCACCTGGCTCTCGGAACTGGTCTGGCGCGACTTCTACCAGATGATCCTGTTCCACAACCCGCACGTGGTGGGCACGTCGTTCAAGCCCGTGTACGACAAGGTCGACTGGGAAACCGGGCCCGCCGCGGATGAACTGTTCGCCGCCTGGTGCGAAGGCCGCACCGGCTACCCGCTCGTCGATGCCGCGATGGCGCAACTCAACACCACCGGCTTCATGCACAACCGGCTGCGCATGGTGACGGCAAGCTTCCTGTGCAAGGACCTGGGCATCGACTGGCGGCGTGGCGAAGCGTATTTCGCGCTGAAGCTGAACGATTACGAGCTGGCCTCGAACAATGGCGGCTGGCAGTGGGCGGCGTCGAGCGGCTGCGATGCCCAGCCGTTCTTCCGGATCTTCAATCCGGTCACCCAGTCGGAGCGCTTCGACCGGGATGGCGAGTTCATCCGGAAGTTCCTGCCGCGGTTGGCCGACCTGTCCGCCAGGGAAATCCATGCACCATGGCTGCATGGCGGCGTGGCGGGCTACCCGCCGCCGGTCGTCGATCACGCCGAAGCGCGGCAACGCACGCTGGCGCGCTTCGAGGTCGTCAAGGCACGCGGCTGA
- a CDS encoding YqgE/AlgH family protein, whose amino-acid sequence MKKSKVSKPLPVPGLLQESESPLHKMESKDTSATPALNLANHFLIAMPSMQDPVFGGAVVYVCEHNENGVLGVIINKATDMTMDVLFERIDLEVTAANDQMTRKPIMLGGPVQDDRGFVLHTPGARYSSSLTVTDEVAFTTSIDVLEAVAKGAGPQRMLVSIGYSGWSPGQLEDEISRNGWLTVNADPAVLFEVPIEERYVAAMKLLGIDPLMLTSEAGHA is encoded by the coding sequence ATGAAGAAGAGCAAAGTGAGCAAACCGCTACCTGTGCCCGGGCTGTTACAGGAAAGCGAGTCACCGCTGCACAAGATGGAATCGAAGGATACCTCCGCGACGCCAGCGCTGAACCTGGCAAATCACTTCCTGATCGCGATGCCGTCGATGCAGGATCCCGTCTTTGGCGGCGCTGTCGTGTATGTCTGCGAGCACAATGAAAACGGCGTGCTCGGTGTCATCATCAACAAGGCAACCGACATGACGATGGACGTGTTGTTCGAGCGCATCGACCTTGAGGTCACGGCCGCGAACGACCAGATGACGAGAAAGCCCATCATGCTCGGCGGGCCTGTGCAGGACGACCGCGGCTTCGTGCTGCACACGCCTGGCGCGCGCTATTCGTCGTCGCTGACGGTGACCGACGAAGTGGCATTCACCACGTCGATCGACGTGCTGGAAGCCGTCGCCAAGGGCGCCGGCCCGCAGCGCATGCTGGTGTCGATCGGTTACTCGGGCTGGAGCCCGGGCCAGCTCGAGGACGAGATCAGCCGCAACGGCTGGCTGACCGTCAATGCCGATCCGGCCGTGCTGTTCGAGGTGCCGATCGAGGAACGCTATGTGGCCGCGATGAAACTGCTGGGCATCGATCCATTGATGCTCACTTCCGAAGCGGGCCATGCTTAG
- the ruvX gene encoding Holliday junction resolvase RuvX has translation MLSPGNAPETLFGFDFGIKRIGVAMGNTMIGQASPLAVIKAIDNQSRFAEIKTLIDKWGPTRFIVGLPLHPDGAEHEMTARCRRFANQLHGRFDIPVELVDERYSSAVLSQKRGEVIDDRAAAVILQQYFDQHPN, from the coding sequence ATGCTTAGTCCGGGAAATGCGCCGGAAACCTTGTTCGGCTTTGACTTCGGCATCAAACGTATCGGCGTAGCGATGGGAAACACGATGATCGGCCAGGCCAGCCCGCTGGCCGTCATCAAGGCCATCGACAATCAATCCCGCTTTGCGGAAATCAAGACCCTGATCGACAAGTGGGGCCCGACCAGATTCATCGTCGGGCTGCCGCTGCATCCGGACGGCGCCGAGCACGAGATGACGGCGCGCTGCCGCCGCTTTGCCAACCAGCTGCATGGCCGCTTCGACATTCCTGTCGAGCTCGTCGACGAACGCTATTCTTCCGCCGTGCTGTCCCAGAAGCGGGGCGAGGTGATCGACGACCGCGCGGCGGCCGTCATCCTGCAACAGTATTTCGACCAACATCCAAATTAA
- the pyrR gene encoding bifunctional pyr operon transcriptional regulator/uracil phosphoribosyltransferase PyrR — translation MSHTDPTLLDAEALYAALLDQVKAGLAGAHEPAIVGIHSGGAWIAERLAHDLGMQDRCGVLDVSFYRDDYAKKGLPAEVKPTNIGFEVAGATILLVDDVLYTGRTTRAAINELFDYGRPARILLAALVDRGGRQLPVAADFVAAHTRVAPGEALRLKQTDDRRFHLTIEHESA, via the coding sequence ATGTCTCACACTGACCCAACCTTGCTGGACGCCGAGGCGCTGTACGCCGCGCTGCTTGACCAGGTGAAGGCCGGCCTGGCCGGCGCGCACGAGCCGGCGATCGTCGGCATCCATTCCGGCGGCGCCTGGATCGCCGAACGCCTCGCGCACGATCTCGGCATGCAGGACCGCTGCGGCGTGCTCGACGTGTCGTTCTACCGCGACGACTATGCCAAGAAGGGCTTGCCCGCCGAAGTGAAGCCCACCAATATCGGCTTCGAGGTGGCCGGTGCCACGATCCTGCTGGTGGACGACGTGCTGTACACGGGCCGCACCACGCGTGCCGCGATCAACGAACTGTTCGACTATGGCCGCCCGGCGCGCATCCTGCTGGCCGCGCTGGTCGACCGGGGCGGGCGCCAGCTGCCGGTGGCCGCCGACTTCGTGGCCGCGCACACGCGCGTCGCTCCCGGTGAAGCCCTGCGCCTGAAACAGACCGACGACCGACGATTCCATCTCACCATCGAACACGAATCCGCGTAA
- a CDS encoding aspartate carbamoyltransferase catalytic subunit, with the protein MLNPQLNKHGELQHLLSTEGLPKAIINQILDTASSFVSVSDREVKKVPLLRGKSVFNLFFENSTRTRTTFEIASKRLSADVINLNISASSASKGESLLDTIDNLAAMHADMFVVRHAQSGAPYLIAKHLQDTKQNHVHVVNAGDGRHAHPTQGLLDMYTIRHYKKDFTNLRVAIVGDILHSRVARSDIHALTTLGVPEIRAIGPHTLLPGGLEQLGVRTFTNMDEGLKDVDVIIMLRLQNERMSGALLPSAQEYFKSYGLTPERLALAKPDAIVMHPGPMNRGVEIDSAVADGPQAVILPQVTFGIAVRMAVMSIVAGTQG; encoded by the coding sequence ATGCTCAATCCGCAATTGAACAAACACGGTGAGCTGCAGCACCTGCTGTCCACCGAAGGCCTGCCCAAGGCCATCATCAACCAGATCCTCGATACCGCCAGTTCCTTCGTCAGCGTTTCCGACCGCGAAGTGAAGAAGGTGCCGCTGCTGCGCGGCAAGAGCGTGTTCAACCTGTTCTTTGAAAATTCCACGCGCACGCGCACCACGTTCGAGATCGCGTCGAAGCGCCTGTCGGCGGACGTGATCAACCTGAACATCTCGGCATCGTCGGCCAGCAAGGGCGAATCGCTGCTGGACACGATCGACAACCTGGCCGCCATGCATGCCGACATGTTCGTGGTGCGCCACGCACAATCCGGCGCGCCGTACCTGATCGCCAAGCACCTGCAGGACACGAAGCAGAACCACGTCCACGTGGTGAATGCGGGCGATGGCCGCCACGCGCACCCCACGCAGGGCCTGCTCGACATGTACACGATCCGGCACTACAAGAAGGATTTCACGAACCTGCGCGTGGCGATCGTCGGCGACATCCTGCACAGCCGGGTGGCCCGCTCGGACATCCACGCGCTGACCACGCTGGGCGTGCCCGAGATCCGCGCGATCGGCCCGCACACGCTGCTGCCGGGTGGCCTGGAACAGCTGGGCGTGCGCACGTTCACCAACATGGACGAAGGCTTGAAGGACGTGGACGTGATCATCATGCTGCGCCTGCAGAACGAACGGATGAGCGGCGCGCTGCTGCCTTCGGCGCAGGAATACTTCAAGAGCTACGGCCTGACGCCGGAACGCCTCGCGCTGGCGAAGCCGGATGCCATCGTGATGCACCCGGGCCCGATGAACCGCGGCGTGGAGATCGACTCGGCGGTGGCCGATGGTCCGCAGGCCGTGATCCTGCCGCAGGTCACATTCGGGATCGCGGTGCGCATGGCCGTGATGAGCATTGTCGCAGGGACTCAAGGATAA
- a CDS encoding dihydroorotase produces MSNLHIKNGRVIDPANGVDAVQDLYIVDGKVAALGAAPEGFTAARTIDASGLVVAPGLVDLAARLREPGYEYKATLESEMQAALHGGVTSLVCPPDTDPVLDEPGLVEMLKHRARSRNGAHVHPLGALTMGLKGEALTEMAELTEAGCIGFAQAEMPVTDTNVLLRALQYAKTFGFTVWLRPQDAYIGKGGVAHSGPLASRMGLSGVPVMAETIALHTIFELVRSTGARVHLCRLSSAAGLELVRAAKAEGLPVTCDVGAHHVHLTDADINFFDPNARLTPPLRSQRDRDAIRAALADGTVDAICSDHTPVDDDEKLLPFAEASPGATGLELLLSLAIKWSETLGNGHAAGDKHLFKALQRVTSDPARVAGLDAGHLRVGASADVVLFDPAERWLVEAGALASQGKHTPFLGYEMPGQVKATIVAGRVAYERKAA; encoded by the coding sequence ATGAGCAATCTTCACATCAAGAACGGCCGCGTGATCGACCCGGCCAACGGCGTCGACGCCGTGCAGGACCTGTATATCGTCGACGGCAAGGTGGCCGCGCTGGGCGCGGCCCCCGAAGGTTTCACGGCGGCGCGCACGATCGATGCGAGCGGCCTGGTGGTGGCCCCCGGCCTGGTGGACCTGGCGGCGCGCCTGCGCGAGCCGGGCTATGAATACAAGGCCACGCTGGAATCGGAAATGCAGGCCGCCCTGCATGGCGGCGTGACGAGCCTCGTGTGCCCGCCGGACACCGATCCCGTGCTCGACGAGCCGGGCCTGGTGGAAATGCTGAAGCACCGGGCGCGCAGCCGCAATGGCGCGCACGTGCATCCGCTGGGGGCGCTGACGATGGGCCTGAAAGGCGAAGCATTGACGGAGATGGCCGAACTGACCGAAGCGGGCTGCATCGGCTTCGCGCAGGCCGAGATGCCGGTGACGGACACCAACGTACTGCTGCGCGCGCTGCAATACGCGAAGACGTTCGGCTTCACCGTGTGGCTGCGCCCGCAGGACGCCTACATCGGCAAGGGCGGCGTGGCCCACAGCGGGCCGCTGGCCTCGCGCATGGGCCTGTCCGGCGTGCCGGTGATGGCCGAAACCATCGCGCTGCACACGATCTTCGAACTGGTGCGTTCCACCGGCGCGCGGGTGCACCTGTGCCGGCTGTCTTCCGCCGCCGGCCTGGAACTGGTGCGCGCGGCAAAGGCCGAAGGCTTGCCGGTCACCTGCGACGTGGGCGCGCACCACGTGCACCTGACCGATGCCGACATCAACTTCTTCGATCCGAATGCGCGCTTGACGCCGCCATTGCGCTCGCAGCGCGACCGCGATGCGATCCGCGCCGCGCTGGCCGACGGCACGGTCGACGCGATCTGCTCGGACCACACGCCGGTCGACGACGATGAAAAACTGCTGCCGTTCGCCGAAGCGTCGCCGGGCGCCACGGGCCTTGAACTGCTGCTGTCGCTGGCGATCAAGTGGAGCGAAACGCTGGGCAATGGCCATGCGGCGGGCGACAAGCACCTGTTCAAGGCGCTGCAGCGCGTCACGTCCGACCCGGCCCGCGTGGCTGGCCTCGATGCCGGCCACCTGCGCGTGGGTGCGAGCGCCGACGTGGTGCTGTTCGATCCGGCCGAGCGCTGGCTGGTCGAGGCGGGCGCACTGGCCAGCCAGGGCAAGCACACGCCATTCCTCGGCTACGAAATGCCGGGTCAGGTCAAGGCCACGATCGTGGCTGGCCGGGTCGCCTACGAACGGAAAGCCGCCTGA